From Deinococcus sp. LM3:
TAATCACTTGGAATGCGTTCCTGTACGCAGATCAGCCCCAGTTGCCCCAGATTCAGTTCGTCGACGCGGCGCGGGGTCTCGAGCGCAGGGACCCGCGCGCCGGACCGGGGCGGGCGTGGACGTTCGACCTGGTGTTTCACGATTCGCCCAGTATAGGCGGCAGAGTCCGGCGACGGGGGCCAGATGCCTGATTGATGATTTCTCCTGATTGGTAAAGAATTTGATTGATTAAAAGATTGAACATCATCAGAGAAGCCGCATGATTTGCGTTGTGAACGTCATTTTCAGATTTTTTCTGGCCGAGATGTCCGAACTCAGGTCGCCAGAACTGACCGAGATGTCCGAACTTTCCGACCCTGAACTGACCGAGATGTCCGAACAGACGCTCTGTGACTGACCGAGATGTCCGAAGAAAACCAACCCAGATGCCCGAACAAATCCCGACTAAATTGACCGAGATGTCCGAACTCAGGCCACCAGAACTGACCGAGATGTCCGAACTTCTGGGGGTAAAAACCACTCAGATCGATTCGGACATCTCGGTCAGTCACTACGCGGTACCTCTCTTTGAAAAATTGATGTTGGCGACAGCATTCAGCCCCTTATTTCTGCCATCACTGACCGAGATGTCCGAATTCGCAGGTGGCCGAGATGTCCGAATCGATCTGAGGTTTAATTATTTGTGATTAGGGATTGCCTGTATGCGGGAGGGAGGACTGGGACTCGATAGATTGGGGGTACCTCCTGGCCAGCAAGACCGTTGATGAGCACTGATCGCCGAGTCGTTGCCTACTGCGCCTGAGAGGCTGAACAATGACCTGAACCCTGAAGTTCGGCCGGAATACCAATCATACGGACTCCGATTAATTAGCCAACAGAGGCCACCAGTGGAAGAGCGTGTGCCGAGTGACCAGATCAGGTTGAGCCTCCAACCAGACACAGCGTTCCGAGAGGGCAGCCTCCACCTCCTTGATGCTCTTGAACGCTCGATTCGCAATCGGTACATCCGTCAACTCCCACAGCCGTTCCGCTGGCTGCAATTCCGGCGAGTACGGCGGCAACGTCACGGTCTGAATGCCATCAGGATGCCCGTCATCCGGTGGAAGATGGAAACCGGCCCCATCCTGAACGACCAACACCCGATGGTCGGCGCCAGCGCCGACCTTCTGCGCAAACGCCGCCATGACGGCCCCGTACGCCTGTTTGTTCACCACCGGGATCAACCAGAACAAGCTCTCGCCGCTCTCCGGATTGACAAACGCGTATACATACAACCACTCGTATCCAGGCTGAACTGGACAGGTCAACGGCTGCCCCGTCGGCGCCCACATGGAACGCCGGATCGGTTTGAGCCCGATTCGATGTTCATCCATGCACCACAGAGAGACACGCGGTACGAGACGCTCCGCCAGGCGGAGCGTCTCGGTCAGGACTTTGTTTTGAACGCTTCCTTGGCGGCCTCATCGCCGCCAACGTGCCGGGGTCGAGGGCGTTGAGGCGTGAAGCCCGCCGCCCGTAGGAATTCATAGGTGCGCCCGAGATGGACGGACATTCCGTACTGCTGCTGAAGCCAGTCTTGAACGTCTTTACCGGACCAGACGATGCCCTGCTCGAAGTCAGCGTGCAGTCGGGCGGCCAGGGTCTGTTGTTGCTCGGCCGTCAGGAGGCGGGGAGCGCCCTGGTTGGCGTGACGCGCGTCACGGAGGCCAGCGAGTCCCTGTTCGCGGTAGCGCTTGACCAGTCCGTAGACCGTGACCCGGTTGTACCGGGTCACTTGAAGGATCTCTGGCACGGGGCGTCCTTCTGCGAGGAGTGCGAAGAGTTGAGCTCTGCGTCGTTCGACGGCACAGGTACTGGCCCGGTAGAGATGCCAGAAGGTGTCAGCGTCATGCGCGAGAGGAGCGGTCAGAGGTATCTGTTTGATGCAACGATTATAATCTACTTAATCGGAGTCCGTATCACAGATGCCTGCTGTTCCAGCCTCAGCTCACCATCGTCACGGTCTGCACCAGCGCCGGCTGTCGCCCAACTCTGCCTCCAGGCCTTACTTCCATCCCGCACAATGGATGGTGATGCAGACGTACCTGGAGTACAGCGAGGAGGGCGGAAGCGCCCACAAGTTCTACGAGGCGCGGGTAGACGACTGCACCCTGACCCTCCGGTACGGGCGCATCGGCACAGACGGCCAGACCCAGGTGAAGACGTTCGCCTCCCCACAGGCGGCCGCCGCAGAAGCCATGAAGAAACTCGCTGAGAAGCGCAGGAAGGGGTACGTGGAGGCCACACCGGGCGAGCGGGAGAAGCGGAACGTTCCGCAGCCTGCTCTGCGGCTTCCCAGGGCCCTGTCACCCTACCGGGGCGTGCTGGAGGCGACTGTGCGCCCCTCCGTGCGACTGAGCGGGGTCCGGGCTCCGGCCCGGCCCTGGTCCAGCAAACTCGGCGGTGTGCCGTACCGACTGCTCGGCACCGACGCGCCACTCTCGCGGGATGGGCACCCGCTCACCTTCCTGGCCCAGCTGAACTTGGCTGAGTTTCCGGCGCTGCCCGGCTTCCCGGCCCAGGGAATCGTGCAGTTCTTCATCCGCGACGACGACTATTACGGCGCGAATTTCGAGGGCAGCCTCGACGCGACCTCCCTTGGGGACGCTGCCAACTTCCGGGTGCTGTATCACCCGGAAGTGGTGCAGGATACCGCCCGCCTGGAACTCGCGGCGCCTGCCTACCAGCCGGACCCGGACGGGAACGGCCTGCCTCATGACCCTGCCCAGGAGTTCGTGCTGCGCGGGGAGCTGATGTCCGGGCCAGTGACCGGTGACGACCGGCTTTTTGAGCACCTCGTGGGGCAGTCGTTGTGGCAACTCGGTGGGGAGATGGAGGAGGACGGTGAAGCGGACCCGTTGACGGACCGCTACGCCCGGCTCGCTGGGGCGGGGCATAAGCTCGGGGGCTACCCCAACTTCACCCAGCAGGATCCGCGTCGGCCAGAGGATCCCCATGTGCTGCTGTTCCAGCTTGACAGCGATGACGACCTGGACATGATGTGGGGGGACGTGGGCATCGCGAACTTCTTCATTCCCCCGGATGACCTGGCGCGGGGAGACTTCAGTCGTGTCGCATACCACTGGGACTGCTGCTGAAAGCCAGGCGGACCGCTTCGAGCGCGGTCATGCTCATCACAGCGTTACAGCTATGGAGCAATCACATGGACAGAGGTTCGGACATCTCGGCCATTCTGGGGTCTGCATGCCAACAGTAGGGTGAGGCGTTCGTATCGGACAACTCGGGTTTAATCGCGTTTGACACGCAAAAAGACCGTTTTGCATCCCTCAATGACGTTTGAGAGAACGTCGTATCCATCGTGTCGTCTCCTGACGCCACCAGCCGGTGCGTGAGAGCAGAAGCCGTGCTCAGCGCGGTTGCTGTTGCAGACGGAATCGCTGCTCAAATCAAGATTTCTGGCGAACTGGACGACAAAAAGATGAAGTTTCCAGGGTTGAACCCGATCCGTCTGCAGGTCGAGCATGTCATTCGAAAGATCTTTCCTGAAGGACGTCTACCGTCATCGGAGGTGGCTCCTTACGCGTCAATCTCATTGAGGCGGTGTGCAACCGCACTGTTGCCAGCGTGGAGTGACTTTCGCAGATTTAATGAGAAAAAACATCATCAAGTGGAGCCGAAATATGCGTCTGTGACGCGCTTTATGGGCTTTGCTCCCCAAGTATGTCGTGCGTAAACGGCTGGAATCCCCCGAGTATGTCGTGCCAGGGTCCGTGCTGGTGCACGCCAGGGAGAATTCATGATTTTCGTCGGTTGTGACGAGCAAAATCATGTGGCCAATACCCGAACCCCCCGAGTATGTCGTGCGGAGTCTCACGGGCGGAATAACGGATGCTCTGGTTGGCTTTCAAGAATCGCAGTACCTTCAGGGCATGGCGAGGCGACCCG
This genomic window contains:
- a CDS encoding IS630 family transposase, which codes for MTETLRLAERLVPRVSLWCMDEHRIGLKPIRRSMWAPTGQPLTCPVQPGYEWLYVYAFVNPESGESLFWLIPVVNKQAYGAVMAAFAQKVGAGADHRVLVVQDGAGFHLPPDDGHPDGIQTVTLPPYSPELQPAERLWELTDVPIANRAFKSIKEVEAALSERCVWLEAQPDLVTRHTLFHWWPLLAN
- a CDS encoding winged helix-turn-helix domain-containing protein; translated protein: MKQIPLTAPLAHDADTFWHLYRASTCAVERRRAQLFALLAEGRPVPEILQVTRYNRVTVYGLVKRYREQGLAGLRDARHANQGAPRLLTAEQQQTLAARLHADFEQGIVWSGKDVQDWLQQQYGMSVHLGRTYEFLRAAGFTPQRPRPRHVGGDEAAKEAFKTKS
- a CDS encoding DUF1963 domain-containing protein, giving the protein MQTYLEYSEEGGSAHKFYEARVDDCTLTLRYGRIGTDGQTQVKTFASPQAAAAEAMKKLAEKRRKGYVEATPGEREKRNVPQPALRLPRALSPYRGVLEATVRPSVRLSGVRAPARPWSSKLGGVPYRLLGTDAPLSRDGHPLTFLAQLNLAEFPALPGFPAQGIVQFFIRDDDYYGANFEGSLDATSLGDAANFRVLYHPEVVQDTARLELAAPAYQPDPDGNGLPHDPAQEFVLRGELMSGPVTGDDRLFEHLVGQSLWQLGGEMEEDGEADPLTDRYARLAGAGHKLGGYPNFTQQDPRRPEDPHVLLFQLDSDDDLDMMWGDVGIANFFIPPDDLARGDFSRVAYHWDCC